In Pseudomonas sp. DNDY-54, a genomic segment contains:
- the moaA gene encoding GTP 3',8-cyclase MoaA produces MPDSQLVDPFGRRITYLRLSVTDRCDFRCTYCMSEDMVFAPRAQILTLEELYAVADAFISLGVKRIRVTGGEPLVRKGLPSLLSRLGAREELEDLAITTNGSQLPTLAPVLRDAGVKRLNISLDSLKRERFAELTRRDKFDQVIQGIDAARNAGFQRIKLNSVIQKGRNDDEVLDLVNFAVERGLDISFIEEMPLGNISSHEREITFCSSDEVRERIEAGHQLIRSSHTTGGPSRYWQVAGSDTQVGFISPHSNNFCGSCNRVRVTAEGKLVLCLGHEGALDLKTLMRRYPGDSERLREALVDALQLKPEKHEFRTDEQVQVVRFMSMTGG; encoded by the coding sequence ATGCCAGATTCTCAGTTGGTCGATCCCTTCGGCCGACGTATCACCTACCTCAGACTGTCGGTCACCGACCGTTGCGATTTTCGCTGCACCTACTGCATGAGCGAAGACATGGTGTTCGCGCCGCGTGCGCAGATACTCACGTTGGAAGAACTTTACGCCGTGGCCGATGCGTTCATCAGCCTGGGCGTCAAGCGAATCCGCGTGACGGGTGGCGAACCGCTGGTGCGTAAGGGGCTGCCGAGCTTGCTGAGTCGTCTGGGTGCGCGGGAAGAACTGGAAGATCTGGCGATTACCACCAACGGTTCGCAGCTGCCGACGCTCGCACCGGTACTGCGCGATGCGGGCGTCAAGCGCCTGAATATCAGTCTCGATTCCCTCAAACGCGAGCGATTCGCTGAGCTCACACGTCGTGACAAGTTTGACCAGGTCATCCAAGGCATCGATGCGGCGCGGAACGCCGGTTTCCAGCGAATCAAGCTAAATAGCGTGATTCAGAAAGGCCGTAATGACGACGAAGTGCTGGACCTGGTGAATTTCGCCGTCGAGCGGGGGCTGGATATCAGCTTCATCGAGGAAATGCCGCTGGGCAATATCTCCAGCCATGAGCGTGAAATTACCTTCTGCTCCAGCGACGAGGTGCGTGAGCGTATCGAAGCGGGCCATCAGTTGATACGCAGCAGCCACACCACGGGCGGTCCGTCGCGCTATTGGCAGGTGGCCGGCAGCGATACTCAGGTGGGATTCATTTCGCCTCACAGCAACAATTTCTGCGGAAGCTGCAATCGCGTGCGCGTCACGGCTGAAGGCAAGCTGGTGCTCTGCCTTGGGCATGAAGGCGCGCTGGACCTGAAGACACTGATGCGTCGCTACCCGGGTGATAGCGAGCGTCTGCGTGAGGCGCTGGTGGACGCGCTTCAGCTCAAGCCGGAAAAGCACGAGTTTCGTACCGATGAGCAGGTTCAGGTGGTGCGCTTTATGAGCATGACCGGGGGTTGA
- a CDS encoding ion transporter yields MDNDALRSMGWRERLYVIIFFTNTPAGKRFDTWLLVVIFASLVVVMFDSVALYSERHGVLLDGLEWLFTIIFLVEYLVRIYCHPEPRKYVFSFYGAIDLLSVVPAFIALLLPDAEYLLVVRAIRMLRVFRVLKLTQYLSQANFLLVALRGSKQKIIVFLLSVTTMVLIYGTLMYVIEGPANGFTSIPMSIYWAVVTITTVGFGDIVPHTPLGKAVATMVMITGYSIIAVPTGIFTAELATAMRADSLQHRCPSCEKLSHEPNASFCSRCGSQLFKRAEPDAEA; encoded by the coding sequence ATGGACAACGACGCCCTCCGATCGATGGGCTGGCGCGAGCGCCTGTACGTGATCATCTTCTTCACCAACACCCCGGCGGGAAAGCGGTTTGACACCTGGCTGCTGGTCGTCATCTTCGCCAGCCTCGTGGTGGTAATGTTCGACAGCGTGGCGCTCTACAGCGAGCGTCACGGCGTCTTGCTGGACGGGCTGGAATGGCTGTTCACGATCATCTTTCTGGTCGAATACCTGGTGCGCATCTATTGCCACCCGGAACCTCGGAAATACGTCTTCAGCTTCTATGGCGCGATCGATCTGCTCTCAGTGGTACCGGCGTTTATCGCACTGCTGTTGCCGGACGCCGAATATCTTCTCGTAGTGCGCGCGATTCGCATGCTGCGCGTGTTCCGTGTACTCAAGCTGACGCAGTACCTCAGCCAGGCCAACTTCCTGCTGGTTGCGCTGCGTGGCAGCAAGCAGAAGATCATCGTATTCCTGCTCAGCGTGACAACCATGGTGCTGATCTACGGCACGCTGATGTATGTCATCGAGGGGCCCGCGAATGGCTTCACCAGCATCCCGATGAGCATCTACTGGGCAGTGGTCACGATCACCACGGTCGGCTTCGGCGACATCGTTCCGCATACGCCGCTGGGTAAAGCCGTCGCGACGATGGTGATGATCACCGGTTACTCGATCATCGCGGTGCCCACCGGCATTTTCACCGCGGAACTGGCAACGGCGATGCGTGCCGATAGCTTGCAGCACCGCTGCCCGAGTTGCGAAAAGCTCAGCCACGAGCCCAACGCTTCGTTCTGCAGTCGCTGTGGCAGCCAGTTGTTCAAGCGCGCCGAACCCGACGCCGAAGCCTGA
- the smc gene encoding chromosome segregation protein SMC, which translates to MRLKSIKLAGFKSFVDPTTVSFPSNMAAVVGPNGCGKSNIIDAVRWVMGESSAKNLRGESMTDVIFNGSNTRKPVTQASIELIFDNSDGTLTGEYAAFAEISIRRRVTRDAQNTYFLNSVKCRRRDITDIFLGTGLGPRSYSIIEQGMISKLIEAKPEDLRNFIEEAAGISKYKERRRETENRIRRTHENLARLTDLREELERQLERLHRQAQSAEKYQEYKAEERQLKAQLSALRWQALNDQVGQREQVIGDQEVGFEALVAEQRNADASIERLRDGHHELSERFNLVQGRFYSVGGDIARVEQSIQHGQQRLRQLQDDLREAEQARLETESHLGHDRTLLATLGEELAMLEPEQDIAGAAAEETAAQLEDAESAMQSWQEKWERFNQQSAEPRRASEVQQSRIQQLEHSLERLLERQRRLDDERASLDGDPEDAAVAELTEQLAVGELSLEELAAAQEQTDQQLEELREQLQQASRAEQHAQGELQRLNGRIASLEALQQAAMDPGKGVSQWLQEQGLAQRPRLAEGLRVQPGWELAVETVLGADLQAVLLDSFDDLDMTDFEHGDLRLVSPASSAAIVNGLLDKVESTTDLSPWLSRVRPVDDLEQALAGRASLGDGESLISRDGYWVSRHFLRVRRAGEAESGLLARGQELERLQSERNEHEASLELLSERLAQLREAQREQEARREQQRREHQDISRQLGELNAHLSASQAKLEQLSLRRRRLAEELAELAEQRALETEQLGEARLHLQDALDAMALDTEQRETLLASRDGIREQLDRVRQEARQQKDHAHQLAVRVGSLKAQHDSTRQALERLEQQFERAVERREQLNLNLEEGEAPLEELRMKLEELLERRMGVEDELKLARLALEDADRELRDAEKRRTQAEQQAQLLRGQLEQQRMEWQALSVRRKALQDQLHEDGFDLHGVLATLPGGASEPEWEAELERLGARIQRLGPINLAAIDEYQQQSERKRYLDAQNDDLAEALDTLENVIRKIDKETRNRFKETFDQINGGLQALFPKVFGGGNAYLELTGEDLLDTGVAIMARPPGKKNSTIHLLSGGEKALTALALVFAIFQLNPAPFCMLDEVDAPLDDANVGRYARLVKEMSEKVQFIYITHNKIAMEMADQLMGVTMHEPGCSRLVAVDVEQAVALVEA; encoded by the coding sequence ATGCGACTGAAAAGCATCAAGCTCGCCGGCTTCAAATCTTTTGTCGACCCCACCACCGTGAGCTTTCCGAGCAACATGGCGGCCGTGGTCGGGCCGAATGGCTGCGGGAAATCCAATATCATCGACGCCGTGCGCTGGGTCATGGGCGAAAGCTCGGCAAAGAACTTGCGCGGCGAATCGATGACGGACGTCATCTTCAATGGCTCCAACACCCGCAAGCCGGTAACTCAGGCCAGTATCGAGCTAATTTTCGACAACTCAGACGGCACCCTGACTGGCGAGTACGCGGCCTTCGCCGAGATCTCCATCCGCCGCCGGGTCACGCGCGACGCGCAAAACACCTACTTCCTAAACAGCGTGAAATGCCGTCGCCGCGATATCACCGATATCTTCCTCGGCACCGGCCTTGGTCCCCGTAGCTACTCGATCATCGAGCAGGGGATGATCTCCAAGCTGATCGAAGCCAAGCCGGAAGACCTGCGAAATTTCATCGAAGAGGCGGCCGGGATCTCCAAGTACAAGGAGCGTCGGCGCGAAACCGAGAACCGCATCCGCCGGACCCATGAGAACCTCGCCCGCCTGACGGACCTGCGTGAAGAACTCGAGCGCCAGCTTGAGCGATTGCACCGCCAAGCTCAGTCCGCCGAGAAGTATCAGGAGTACAAAGCCGAGGAGCGCCAATTGAAGGCGCAGCTGTCGGCGCTGCGTTGGCAGGCACTGAATGATCAGGTCGGGCAGCGCGAGCAGGTAATCGGTGACCAAGAAGTCGGTTTCGAAGCGCTGGTGGCCGAACAGCGCAACGCCGACGCCAGCATCGAGCGCCTGCGCGACGGCCATCATGAGCTGTCCGAGCGATTCAATCTGGTGCAAGGGCGATTCTATTCAGTCGGCGGCGATATCGCCCGGGTCGAGCAGAGCATTCAGCACGGCCAGCAACGTCTACGCCAGCTGCAGGATGACTTGCGCGAAGCCGAACAGGCACGCCTGGAGACCGAGTCGCATCTGGGTCACGACCGCACCTTGCTCGCCACGCTTGGCGAGGAGCTGGCGATGCTCGAGCCTGAACAGGACATCGCGGGTGCGGCCGCGGAGGAAACCGCGGCACAGCTCGAAGACGCCGAATCAGCGATGCAGAGCTGGCAGGAAAAGTGGGAGCGTTTTAATCAGCAGAGTGCTGAGCCAAGGCGAGCGTCCGAGGTGCAGCAGTCGCGCATTCAACAACTGGAACACAGCCTTGAGCGACTGCTTGAGCGTCAGCGCCGTCTGGATGATGAACGCGCCTCGCTCGACGGCGATCCGGAAGATGCGGCCGTAGCGGAGTTGACCGAGCAGCTCGCGGTTGGCGAGCTGAGCCTGGAAGAACTCGCTGCGGCGCAGGAGCAGACCGATCAGCAGTTGGAGGAACTTCGCGAGCAGCTCCAGCAGGCGAGCCGTGCCGAGCAGCACGCGCAGGGTGAGCTGCAGCGACTCAACGGCCGCATCGCGTCGCTGGAAGCCCTGCAGCAGGCCGCGATGGACCCAGGCAAAGGCGTTTCGCAATGGTTGCAAGAACAAGGCCTGGCGCAGCGACCACGCTTGGCCGAAGGGCTTCGCGTGCAGCCGGGTTGGGAGTTGGCGGTCGAGACTGTACTGGGCGCTGATCTGCAGGCGGTATTGCTCGACAGCTTCGATGATCTCGACATGACCGATTTCGAGCACGGCGATCTGCGACTCGTCAGCCCAGCATCTTCGGCGGCAATAGTTAACGGCTTGCTGGACAAGGTCGAATCGACCACAGACCTCTCACCTTGGCTAAGCCGTGTGCGGCCGGTGGATGATCTTGAGCAGGCACTGGCAGGCCGGGCTTCGCTGGGTGATGGCGAAAGCCTGATCAGCCGCGATGGGTATTGGGTCAGTCGACATTTCCTTCGTGTCCGCCGGGCTGGGGAGGCTGAGTCGGGTTTGCTCGCTCGCGGTCAGGAACTGGAGCGGCTGCAGTCCGAGCGTAATGAGCACGAAGCGAGCCTGGAGCTTCTGAGCGAGCGGCTTGCCCAGCTTCGCGAAGCGCAGCGCGAACAGGAAGCGCGCCGCGAGCAGCAGCGCCGGGAGCATCAGGATATTTCACGCCAGCTGGGCGAACTGAATGCGCATCTGTCTGCCAGCCAAGCCAAGCTCGAACAGCTGAGCCTGCGCCGTCGACGGCTGGCGGAAGAATTGGCCGAGCTGGCGGAGCAGCGCGCTCTGGAAACCGAGCAGCTGGGCGAGGCGCGTCTTCACTTGCAGGATGCGCTCGATGCCATGGCGCTGGACACCGAGCAGCGAGAAACGCTCCTGGCGAGCCGCGACGGCATTCGCGAACAGTTGGACCGCGTCCGTCAGGAAGCGCGGCAGCAGAAGGACCATGCGCACCAGTTGGCCGTGCGCGTGGGGTCGTTGAAAGCACAGCATGATTCAACACGCCAGGCACTTGAGCGGTTGGAACAGCAGTTCGAGCGAGCAGTGGAGCGACGCGAGCAGCTCAACCTGAACCTGGAGGAGGGCGAGGCACCACTCGAAGAGTTGCGCATGAAGCTCGAAGAGCTGCTGGAGCGGCGCATGGGTGTCGAGGACGAGCTCAAGCTGGCGCGTCTGGCGCTTGAAGATGCCGATCGCGAATTGCGCGACGCCGAGAAACGTCGCACGCAGGCTGAGCAGCAGGCGCAACTCTTACGCGGGCAACTTGAGCAGCAGCGGATGGAATGGCAAGCGCTTAGCGTGCGCCGGAAAGCACTGCAGGATCAGCTGCACGAGGACGGCTTTGATTTGCACGGCGTGCTCGCGACCCTACCTGGCGGAGCCAGCGAGCCTGAGTGGGAAGCCGAGCTTGAGCGTTTGGGCGCGCGGATTCAGCGCCTCGGGCCGATCAACCTTGCCGCAATCGACGAATATCAGCAGCAATCGGAACGCAAACGCTATCTCGATGCTCAGAACGACGATCTCGCCGAGGCGCTGGATACGCTGGAAAACGTTATCCGCAAAATCGACAAGGAAACGCGCAACCGCTTCAAGGAGACCTTCGACCAGATAAATGGCGGCTTGCAGGCGCTTTTCCCCAAGGTTTTCGGCGGCGGCAACGCTTATCTGGAACTTACCGGGGAAGATCTACTCGATACCGGGGTGGCGATCATGGCGCGTCCGCCGGGCAAGAAAAACAGCACCATCCACCTGCTGTCGGGTGGAGAAAAGGCGCTGACGGCTCTGGCGCTGGTGTTTGCGATATTCCAGCTCAATCCGGCGCCGTTCTGCATGCTCGATGAAGTGGATGCGCCCTTGGACGACGCGAACGTTGGGCGCTATGCGCGGCTGGTCAAGGAGATGTCCGAAAAGGTGCAATTCATTTACATCACGCATAACAAAATCGCGATGGAAATGGCCGATCAGTTGATGGGCGTAACCATGCACGAGCCGGGTTGCTCCAGGCTGGTAGCGGTCGACGTAGAGCAGGCGGTAGCGCTTGTAGAAGCGTGA